One Streptomyces lincolnensis genomic region harbors:
- a CDS encoding aminotransferase class III-fold pyridoxal phosphate-dependent enzyme encodes MTTTTAQRHLLLNMTANGSLTPQGRDLFVVRHGEGPYLDDTAGNRYIDGLSGLYCCQIGYSYADEIAEAAQKQLRELCYSPLWSQSAHPTGLALAERLAALAPDGIEHVFFSGGGAEAVETAWKIARRYHTLRGEPGRTKAIARRGAYHGLTLGALSFTDDPGLTEPYGPPAVETHFVANTNHAALEQPLDEAAFTAYLLADVEATVLAAGPESVGILIAEPVQNRGGCITPPAGYWEGLRRLADRYGFLLVADEVITAFGRLGEWFGGECYGARPDIVTVAKGITAGYAPMGATLVAGHVAEVINRPGEVLNHGYTFSGHPLSAAIALRSLEIMERDRILENVRGLQDHLARRMTSLGDLPLVGDVRGAGFFYACELVGDLDDGGFSDRARADLVADLIPRRLREAGLLARVYNRSAPLVQIAPPLISDRPLLDRIADILADTLGEASARL; translated from the coding sequence ATGACCACCACGACCGCTCAGCGGCACCTGCTGCTGAACATGACCGCGAACGGCTCGCTCACCCCGCAGGGCAGGGATCTGTTCGTCGTGCGCCACGGCGAGGGCCCGTACCTCGACGACACGGCCGGCAACCGCTACATCGACGGCCTGTCCGGGCTGTACTGCTGCCAGATCGGCTACTCCTACGCCGACGAGATCGCTGAGGCGGCCCAGAAGCAGCTGCGCGAACTGTGCTACAGCCCTCTGTGGTCGCAATCCGCGCACCCCACCGGCCTGGCCCTCGCGGAGCGCCTCGCCGCCCTGGCCCCCGACGGCATCGAGCACGTCTTCTTCAGCGGCGGCGGCGCCGAGGCCGTGGAGACCGCCTGGAAGATCGCCCGCAGGTACCACACCCTGCGCGGCGAACCGGGCCGCACCAAGGCCATCGCCCGGCGCGGCGCCTACCACGGGCTCACCCTCGGGGCGCTGTCCTTCACCGACGACCCCGGCCTCACCGAACCGTACGGGCCGCCCGCCGTGGAGACCCACTTCGTCGCCAACACCAACCACGCGGCCCTGGAACAGCCGCTCGACGAGGCGGCCTTCACCGCGTACCTGCTCGCGGACGTGGAGGCCACGGTCCTGGCGGCGGGCCCGGAGTCGGTCGGGATACTCATCGCGGAACCGGTACAGAACCGGGGCGGCTGCATCACCCCACCCGCCGGCTATTGGGAGGGCCTGCGCCGACTGGCCGACCGCTACGGTTTCCTGCTGGTCGCCGACGAGGTGATCACCGCGTTCGGCCGGCTCGGGGAGTGGTTCGGCGGCGAGTGCTACGGCGCCCGTCCGGACATCGTCACCGTCGCCAAGGGCATCACCGCCGGCTACGCCCCGATGGGCGCGACTCTGGTCGCGGGACATGTCGCGGAGGTGATCAACCGGCCGGGCGAGGTCCTCAACCACGGCTACACCTTCAGCGGTCACCCGCTCAGCGCCGCCATCGCCCTGCGCAGCCTGGAGATCATGGAGCGGGACCGCATCCTGGAGAACGTCCGCGGCCTCCAGGACCACCTCGCCCGGCGCATGACCTCCCTCGGGGATCTGCCCCTCGTCGGTGATGTCCGCGGCGCCGGCTTCTTCTACGCCTGTGAACTCGTCGGCGATCTCGACGACGGCGGCTTCAGCGACCGCGCCCGGGCCGACCTGGTCGCCGACCTGATCCCGCGCCGCCTGCGCGAGGCCGGTCTCCTGGCCCGCGTCTACAACCGGTCGGCGCCACTCGTCCAGATCGCGCCCCCGCTGATCAGCGACCGCCCCCTCCTCGACCGTATCGCCGACATCCTCGCGGACACCCTCGGCGAGGCGTCCGCCCGCTTGTGA
- a CDS encoding ABC transporter permease produces the protein MAATLAGTPARPRKLLASRRTRAGILYALPVVVYLLVLFVYPIFSTLFLSLKNADGSLTLHWYVDALTGVNLSVLFTTLRISAETALFSLLFGFVLANAISRLKPLWAGVAMLIVVVPHFISALVRTYGWIILLGDKGLVNEAMADLWVPGAPFQLLYNEIGVVIGTTSVMLPYTVLLLYGVMRGVDRRLLAAAASMGAGRVTIFRRVYLPLVAPGLASAGLLSFILSLGYYITPALMGGPNQTMVASLINQQVMKQNQWNGAAAQGVILLLLTFAGLLLVKLVTSFGASRKKRSTS, from the coding sequence ATGGCCGCCACCCTCGCGGGCACCCCCGCGCGCCCCCGCAAGCTCCTGGCCTCCCGCAGAACACGGGCCGGAATCCTCTACGCGCTGCCGGTCGTCGTCTATCTCCTGGTGCTGTTCGTCTACCCGATCTTCAGCACGCTGTTCCTCAGCCTGAAGAACGCCGACGGATCGCTGACGCTGCACTGGTACGTCGACGCGCTGACGGGCGTCAACCTCTCGGTCCTGTTCACCACACTGCGGATCTCCGCGGAGACGGCGCTGTTCAGCCTCCTCTTCGGGTTCGTCCTGGCGAACGCGATCTCCCGGCTGAAGCCCCTGTGGGCCGGCGTCGCCATGCTGATCGTGGTCGTCCCGCACTTCATCAGCGCCCTGGTCCGCACCTACGGCTGGATCATCCTGCTCGGCGACAAGGGCCTGGTGAACGAGGCCATGGCCGACCTGTGGGTTCCCGGGGCGCCGTTCCAGCTCCTCTACAACGAGATCGGCGTGGTCATCGGCACCACCTCGGTGATGCTGCCGTACACCGTGCTGCTGCTGTACGGCGTGATGCGCGGCGTGGACCGGCGGCTGCTCGCCGCCGCCGCCAGCATGGGCGCCGGACGCGTGACGATCTTCCGCCGGGTCTACCTGCCCCTGGTCGCCCCCGGCCTCGCCAGTGCCGGACTGCTCAGCTTCATCCTCTCGCTGGGCTACTACATCACCCCCGCCCTGATGGGCGGCCCGAACCAGACGATGGTCGCCTCCCTCATCAACCAGCAGGTGATGAAGCAGAACCAGTGGAACGGGGCCGCCGCCCAGGGAGTCATCCTGCTGCTGCTCACCTTCGCCGGACTGCTGCTGGTCAAGCTCGTCACCTCCTTCGGCGCCAGCCGCAAGAAGAGGAGCACCTCATGA
- a CDS encoding ABC transporter permease, translating into MMELRSTLTGRIALTATATVILLFLALPIVVILVTSFSSNAFGSFPPDAWTLSWYKALFADGSKWPAALSLSAFVAALSTVFSLIIGVTAATALTRSELPLRSAVYALVLGPLLIPQIVTALGLFLLFEPAAMLGSPLAIALGHTVLASPIAVLILIATLRGIDERLEDAAASMGAGRLTIARRITFPLAAPGMIAAAIFSFITSFDEFYISQFLSSVGTVTLPVQIYNSLTFDIDPSVTAISAILIAFAILALVLVAVVRWLGSGRQDSLLSVETATGIATPGGETV; encoded by the coding sequence ATGATGGAGCTGCGCAGCACCCTCACCGGACGCATCGCGCTGACGGCGACCGCCACCGTGATCCTGCTGTTCCTGGCCCTGCCGATCGTCGTCATCCTCGTCACCTCCTTCAGCAGCAACGCCTTCGGATCCTTCCCCCCGGACGCGTGGACGCTCAGCTGGTACAAGGCGCTGTTCGCCGACGGCAGCAAGTGGCCGGCCGCGCTGTCGCTGAGCGCCTTCGTCGCCGCCCTGAGCACCGTGTTCTCGCTGATCATCGGTGTGACCGCGGCGACCGCGCTGACCCGCAGCGAACTGCCGCTGCGCTCCGCGGTCTACGCCCTGGTCCTCGGACCGTTGCTCATCCCGCAGATCGTCACCGCGCTGGGCCTGTTCCTGCTCTTCGAGCCCGCCGCGATGCTGGGCAGCCCGCTCGCGATCGCACTCGGCCACACCGTGCTGGCCTCGCCGATCGCGGTGCTCATCCTGATCGCGACCCTGCGCGGCATCGACGAACGCCTGGAGGACGCCGCCGCCAGCATGGGCGCCGGCCGTCTGACGATCGCCCGGCGGATCACCTTCCCCCTGGCCGCACCCGGAATGATCGCCGCGGCGATCTTCTCCTTCATCACCAGCTTCGACGAGTTCTACATCTCCCAGTTCCTGTCCTCCGTCGGCACCGTCACCCTGCCGGTGCAGATCTACAACTCCCTGACCTTCGACATCGACCCCAGCGTGACCGCGATCAGCGCCATTTTGATCGCCTTCGCGATCCTCGCCCTCGTGCTGGTGGCCGTAGTGCGCTGGCTCGGCTCCGGACGGCAGGACTCCCTGCTGTCGGTCGAGACCGCGACGGGGATCGCCACTCCCGGAGGTGAGACCGTATGA
- a CDS encoding NAD(P)/FAD-dependent oxidoreductase, with amino-acid sequence MKQIPYWLDTAPALPDRSGKDLPDEADVVVVGGGLTGLSTAYHAARKGARVVLVEKDKVGSGASGRNGSMCTQGLTIGVGEARKRYGQERARELYDSFREAVDVVEELTRTEKIDCDFNRAGRLGVAFKPQHFESMKATQRDLAENFDHETKLLTRAELKSELGSDYYHGALLDPLSAALHVGKYVHGLAEATERAGAEIHERNAATGLTRLPGGGFVVETLNGTIRAKQVMAATDAYTDKALPSFRKRLINVGSFIIVTEPLGEARAKELIPNARLVVDSKNIGHYIRLTPDNRLAFGGRARFAPSDPASDVKSGDILKREMTEIFPQLAGVRIDYVWGGMVGFSWDRLPHAGEENGLYYSMGYCGHGVQMATYMGRAVAEMMDGKPEANPLRGLGFPKVPVPFYNGTPWFLPFGGAYYKMKDRLR; translated from the coding sequence ATGAAGCAGATCCCCTACTGGCTCGACACCGCCCCCGCCCTGCCCGACCGGTCCGGAAAGGACCTGCCCGACGAGGCGGACGTGGTGGTCGTCGGCGGCGGCCTCACCGGCCTGTCCACCGCCTACCACGCCGCCCGCAAGGGCGCCCGGGTCGTCCTCGTCGAGAAGGACAAGGTCGGCTCGGGCGCCTCCGGCCGCAACGGCAGCATGTGCACCCAGGGCCTCACCATCGGTGTCGGCGAGGCCCGCAAGCGCTACGGCCAGGAGCGCGCCCGAGAGCTCTACGACTCCTTCCGCGAGGCGGTCGACGTCGTGGAGGAGCTGACACGCACCGAGAAGATCGACTGCGACTTCAACCGTGCGGGACGCCTCGGAGTCGCCTTCAAACCGCAGCACTTCGAGTCGATGAAGGCCACCCAGCGCGACCTGGCCGAGAACTTCGACCACGAGACCAAGCTCCTCACCCGCGCCGAGCTGAAGTCCGAGCTGGGCTCGGACTACTACCACGGCGCCCTCCTCGACCCGCTCAGCGCCGCCCTGCACGTGGGCAAGTACGTCCACGGCCTGGCCGAGGCAACCGAGCGGGCCGGCGCGGAGATCCACGAGCGGAACGCGGCCACCGGCCTCACCCGGCTGCCCGGCGGCGGGTTCGTGGTCGAGACCCTCAACGGCACGATCCGCGCCAAGCAGGTCATGGCCGCGACCGACGCCTACACCGACAAGGCGCTGCCGTCGTTCCGCAAGCGGCTCATCAACGTCGGCAGCTTCATCATCGTCACCGAGCCGCTCGGTGAGGCGCGCGCCAAGGAACTGATCCCCAACGCCCGCCTGGTGGTCGACTCCAAGAACATCGGCCACTACATCCGTCTCACCCCCGACAACCGCCTGGCCTTCGGCGGCCGGGCCCGCTTCGCGCCCTCCGACCCGGCCTCCGACGTCAAGAGCGGAGACATCCTCAAGCGGGAGATGACGGAGATCTTCCCGCAGCTCGCGGGAGTGCGGATCGACTACGTCTGGGGCGGCATGGTCGGCTTCTCCTGGGACCGTCTCCCGCACGCGGGCGAGGAGAACGGCCTGTACTACTCGATGGGCTACTGCGGCCACGGTGTCCAGATGGCCACCTACATGGGCCGGGCGGTCGCCGAGATGATGGACGGCAAGCCGGAGGCCAACCCACTGCGCGGCCTCGGCTTCCCCAAGGTCCCCGTCCCCTTCTACAACGGCACGCCCTGGTTCCTGCCGTTCGGCGGCGCCTACTACAAGATGAAGGACCGCTTGCGCTGA
- a CDS encoding aldehyde dehydrogenase family protein: MSGDTQLLLVDGKQVPASDGRTFTVLDPSDGTAIAKVALAGPADVARAVAAARAAFTAPEWAGMRAADRGRLLYRIAEAIRHQGERLARLESQDTGKPLGQAKADVEAAARYFEFYAGFADKLGGSTIPLGPGLLDYTVREPIGVSGQIIPFNYPLQNTARGSAPALAAGCTVVLKPSPEAPLTPLEIGRIALECGLPPGVLNVVPGDGETGASLAGHPGIDQVTFTGSVPTGIKVAQAAAANVVPSVTELGGKSPFVVFADADFDLALKAILGASFSNAGQMCSAGTRLLLQRGAEEFLDRLVEKIATLRVGPGLSDPDIGPLVAARQRDRVLGYLDLARQEGATVRVGGGAPSDPALADGYYIEPTVLTGLTNQARCAREEIFGPVVTVIDFDDADEALDIANDSPYGLSSYVWTRDIDKAMRLAEGIRAGQVSVNATGVGTGVELPFGGYKHSGWGREKGLEALASYTQTKNVCIGFGSRS, encoded by the coding sequence ATGAGCGGCGACACCCAGTTGCTCCTCGTCGACGGCAAGCAGGTGCCCGCCTCCGACGGCCGCACCTTCACCGTCCTCGACCCGTCCGACGGGACGGCCATCGCCAAGGTGGCGCTGGCCGGCCCCGCGGACGTGGCCCGGGCGGTGGCCGCGGCCAGGGCAGCGTTCACGGCGCCCGAGTGGGCCGGGATGCGCGCCGCCGACCGCGGCCGGCTCCTGTACCGGATCGCCGAGGCCATTCGTCATCAGGGCGAACGGCTGGCCCGGCTGGAGAGCCAGGACACCGGCAAGCCGCTCGGCCAGGCCAAGGCCGACGTCGAGGCAGCCGCCCGCTACTTCGAGTTCTACGCGGGCTTCGCCGACAAGCTCGGCGGTTCCACGATCCCGCTGGGCCCGGGGCTGCTCGACTACACCGTGCGCGAGCCGATCGGCGTCTCCGGCCAGATCATCCCGTTCAACTACCCGCTCCAGAACACCGCGAGGGGCTCCGCCCCGGCACTGGCCGCGGGCTGCACGGTGGTCCTCAAGCCCTCTCCCGAGGCGCCGCTGACCCCGCTGGAGATCGGCCGCATCGCCCTGGAGTGCGGCCTGCCACCCGGCGTCCTCAACGTCGTCCCCGGCGACGGCGAGACCGGCGCCTCCCTCGCCGGACACCCCGGCATCGACCAGGTCACCTTCACCGGCTCCGTTCCCACCGGTATCAAGGTCGCCCAGGCGGCCGCCGCCAACGTGGTGCCGTCGGTCACCGAGCTGGGTGGCAAGTCGCCGTTCGTCGTCTTCGCCGACGCCGACTTCGACCTGGCCCTGAAGGCGATCCTGGGCGCCTCGTTCAGCAACGCGGGACAGATGTGCTCGGCCGGGACGCGCCTGCTTCTTCAACGCGGCGCGGAGGAGTTCCTGGACCGGCTGGTGGAGAAGATCGCCACCCTGCGCGTAGGCCCCGGCCTGTCCGACCCGGACATCGGCCCGCTGGTCGCCGCCCGGCAGCGCGACCGGGTGCTGGGCTACCTCGACCTGGCCCGGCAGGAGGGCGCGACGGTCCGCGTCGGCGGCGGCGCGCCGTCCGACCCGGCCCTGGCCGACGGCTACTACATCGAGCCGACCGTCCTCACCGGCCTGACCAACCAGGCCCGTTGCGCCCGCGAGGAGATCTTCGGCCCCGTCGTCACCGTCATCGACTTCGACGACGCCGACGAGGCCCTGGACATCGCCAACGACAGCCCCTACGGCCTCTCCTCGTACGTCTGGACCCGCGACATCGACAAGGCGATGCGCCTAGCGGAGGGCATCCGGGCCGGCCAGGTCTCCGTCAACGCCACCGGCGTCGGCACGGGCGTCGAGCTGCCCTTCGGCGGCTACAAGCACAGCGGCTGGGGCCGGGAGAAGGGCCTCGAAGCCCTGGCGAGCTACACGCAGACCAAGAACGTCTGCATCGGCTTCGGGAGCCGGTCATGA
- a CDS encoding aldo/keto reductase, with translation MRYRTLGERGPTVSVVGVGGNNFGSRLDEDGTKAVVHAALDAGITLFDTADMYGGFGEQGGTRGDGERLLGAALKGHRDDVVLATKFGMEMGPEADQYGRRGARAYVRYAVEASLRRLGTDRIDLYQYHEPDGVTPLDETIAALRELVAEGKIGYMGCSALPAEDLSDAFVSTQARYHLLDRSVEEELIPACLRHGIGLLPYYPLANGLLSGKYRRGEQPPPGSRLSWRQGWLTDASLDRVEALTAYGAERGLTLLQVAVGGLAALPAVGSVICGAMNPGQVTANAAAADWIPDAADLAALDAIVTPGEQVV, from the coding sequence ATGAGATACCGCACCCTGGGCGAACGCGGCCCGACCGTCTCCGTGGTCGGCGTCGGCGGCAACAACTTCGGCTCCCGCCTGGACGAGGACGGCACGAAGGCCGTCGTCCACGCGGCCCTCGACGCCGGGATCACCCTGTTCGACACCGCCGACATGTACGGCGGCTTCGGCGAACAGGGCGGTACGCGCGGCGACGGCGAACGCCTTCTCGGCGCCGCCCTCAAGGGCCACCGCGACGACGTCGTCCTGGCCACCAAGTTCGGCATGGAGATGGGCCCGGAGGCCGACCAGTACGGCCGACGGGGCGCCCGCGCCTATGTCCGGTACGCCGTCGAAGCCTCGCTCCGCCGTCTCGGCACCGACCGCATCGACCTGTACCAGTACCACGAGCCGGACGGCGTCACCCCCCTCGACGAGACCATCGCCGCCCTGCGCGAACTCGTCGCCGAGGGCAAGATCGGGTACATGGGCTGCTCGGCCCTCCCGGCCGAGGACCTGAGCGATGCCTTCGTGAGCACCCAGGCCCGCTACCACCTGCTCGACCGCAGCGTGGAGGAGGAGCTGATCCCGGCCTGTCTGCGCCACGGCATCGGCCTGCTGCCGTACTACCCGCTGGCCAACGGCCTGCTCAGCGGCAAGTACCGGCGCGGCGAGCAGCCCCCGCCCGGCAGCCGCCTGTCCTGGCGGCAGGGCTGGCTGACCGACGCCTCCCTCGACCGGGTCGAGGCGCTCACCGCGTACGGCGCCGAACGCGGCCTGACCCTCCTCCAGGTCGCCGTGGGCGGACTGGCCGCCCTGCCCGCCGTCGGCTCCGTGATCTGCGGCGCCATGAATCCCGGACAGGTCACCGCCAACGCGGCGGCGGCCGACTGGATCCCCGACGCCGCCGATCTGGCCGCCCTGGACGCGATCGTCACCCCCGGCGAACAAGTCGTCTGA
- a CDS encoding haloacid dehalogenase type II, with translation MREIVTFDAYGTLVDFQLGPTTLKVLADRLDLDNLDVDEFLDDFRVMRFQAVLEAYRPYHEILHSSLRTAMRLHGLEYRTSDGDALVEAVPTFGPFPEVPEALRALKTKYEIAIISNTDDDLIARNVENIGVEFDYVITAQQAGAYKPDRQTFEHAYKTMGVEPSQVIHTAQGWEYDHIPTRDLGLKRRVWINRFGHPGSADYQPYDELPDLSGLPKLLGC, from the coding sequence ATGCGAGAGATCGTCACCTTCGACGCCTACGGCACCCTGGTCGACTTCCAGCTCGGCCCCACCACCCTCAAGGTCCTGGCCGACCGGCTGGACCTGGACAACCTGGACGTCGACGAGTTCCTCGACGACTTCCGCGTCATGCGCTTCCAGGCCGTCCTGGAGGCGTACCGCCCCTACCACGAGATCCTGCACTCCAGCCTGCGGACGGCCATGCGCCTGCACGGCCTGGAGTACCGCACCTCCGACGGCGACGCCCTGGTCGAGGCCGTCCCCACCTTCGGTCCGTTCCCGGAGGTCCCGGAGGCCCTGCGCGCGTTGAAGACCAAGTACGAGATCGCCATCATCTCCAACACCGACGACGACCTGATCGCGCGCAATGTGGAGAACATCGGCGTCGAGTTCGACTACGTCATCACCGCCCAGCAGGCCGGCGCCTACAAGCCCGACCGCCAGACCTTCGAGCACGCCTACAAGACCATGGGCGTCGAGCCCTCGCAGGTCATCCACACCGCGCAGGGCTGGGAGTACGACCACATCCCGACCCGTGACCTCGGCCTGAAGCGCCGCGTGTGGATCAACCGCTTCGGCCACCCGGGCAGCGCCGACTACCAGCCCTACGACGAGCTGCCCGACCTGTCGGGCCTGCCGAAGCTGCTCGGCTGCTGA
- a CDS encoding succinylglutamate desuccinylase/aspartoacylase family protein → MYSIGPLTVAPGERAEGLIPVGTSSYGVELGIPLIVVNGIEDGPVLCVDAGVHGDEYDGQEAIRRVLADIDPATLRGTLVGIPCMNTPAFEAAARTSGLDYLNLNRIFPGDADGSYSLRLAATFVEQVVPAIDALVDLHTGGTFGEIAPLVILQGGYEELATDLALAAGHELVWKGGKWGGTVRHPTLAAGKPAITIEAGGGTYRESNVDLHIDSIRNIMRQLKMTDGEAKLRDSYTATSGTFARSAAGGFFLGHAEPGETCKEGDLIAHIVDHYGNTLEEVTAPQDGIVLWVRRIRTVRPGDEVVIFGEVLEEIRP, encoded by the coding sequence ATGTACTCCATCGGTCCACTGACCGTCGCCCCCGGCGAACGCGCCGAGGGACTCATCCCTGTCGGCACCAGCAGCTACGGCGTGGAACTCGGCATACCGTTGATCGTCGTCAACGGCATCGAAGACGGCCCCGTGCTGTGCGTGGACGCGGGCGTGCACGGCGACGAGTACGACGGCCAGGAGGCCATCCGCCGCGTCCTCGCCGACATCGACCCGGCCACCCTGCGCGGCACCCTCGTCGGCATCCCCTGCATGAACACCCCCGCCTTCGAAGCGGCCGCCCGCACCAGCGGCCTGGACTACCTGAACCTCAACCGGATCTTCCCGGGCGACGCGGACGGTTCGTACTCCCTGCGGCTGGCCGCCACCTTCGTCGAGCAGGTCGTCCCCGCCATCGACGCGCTCGTGGACCTGCACACCGGCGGTACCTTCGGCGAGATCGCCCCACTGGTCATCCTCCAGGGCGGCTACGAGGAACTGGCCACGGACCTGGCGCTCGCAGCCGGGCACGAGCTGGTCTGGAAGGGCGGCAAGTGGGGCGGCACGGTCCGTCACCCCACCCTCGCGGCGGGCAAACCGGCCATCACCATCGAGGCGGGCGGCGGCACCTACCGGGAGTCGAACGTCGACCTGCACATCGACTCGATCCGCAACATCATGCGGCAGCTGAAGATGACCGACGGCGAGGCGAAGCTGCGCGACAGCTACACCGCCACCTCCGGCACCTTCGCCCGTTCCGCCGCCGGCGGCTTCTTCCTCGGACACGCCGAACCGGGGGAGACCTGCAAGGAGGGCGACCTGATCGCCCACATCGTCGACCACTACGGCAACACGCTGGAAGAGGTGACCGCCCCGCAGGACGGCATCGTGCTGTGGGTGCGCCGGATCCGCACCGTCCGTCCGGGCGACGAGGTCGTCATCTTCGGTGAGGTGCTGGAGGAGATCCGGCCATGA